From one Rhodamnia argentea isolate NSW1041297 chromosome 1, ASM2092103v1, whole genome shotgun sequence genomic stretch:
- the LOC115743389 gene encoding uncharacterized protein LOC115743389 isoform X1, with protein sequence MIEDVIRDPEQVQLPIEELSSPLSAQLLEYCEAELLGSEIIRSSETTSSSNRCYEDNAFNNHVCLPPDAENISSFQDNNGSGNVNSTTLMTAPSTSNNVSTNIAQNSNSNFSALFDDSPVDEVDDISASIDFSTSPPFYVPPFSGAAQQEHQFDFSPPQPQIPLTDHVVNGIISPYAPPSTNQAGGMLRQALPPIVEDCLSSVPSYLPLSRPSPSCAFLGPNNCGAHSPIPGNLSGALCGDTSGMFLGSLLELQAPELDFRGDGARMYYPNPNQQILINQGDIQAFNIESQKLLNGPASSSSPLATEVSNFEDSAYKVGKLSTEERKEKIHRYMKKRNERNFSKKIKYACRKTLADSRPRVRGRFAKNDELGEASRPSSSNHDDDDDDEQVAVKEEEEVMDSSDIFAHISGLNSFKCNYPIQSWIGPTSGY encoded by the exons ATGATCGAGGACGTGATTCGCGACCCCGAACAAGTGCAACTTCCGATC GAGGAACTTTCAAGCCCTCTGAGTGCTCAGTTGCTTGAGTACTGTGAGGCAGAGCTATTGGGAAGCGAAATCATACGAAGTTCTGAGACAACCTCATCCTCAAACCGTTGCTATGAAGACAACGCCTTCAACAATCATGTCTGCTTGCCACCGGACGCCGAAAACATCAGTAGCTTTCAAGACAACAATGGTAGTGGTAATGTCAACAGCACCACGTTGATGACAGCTCCATCCACCAGCAATAACGTCTCCACCAATATAGCTCAGAACAGCAACTCCAATTTCTCGGCGCTCTTCGATGATTCCCCGGTCGACGAAGTCGACGACATATCCGCCTCGATCGACTTCTCCACCTCCCCTCCCTTTTACGTCCCTCCGTTCTCCGGCGCTGCTCAACAAGAGCATCAATTCGACTTCTCTCCACCGCAACCTCAAATCCCATTAACCGATCACGTCGTCAACGGGATTATTTCCCCGTACGCACCGCCGTCAACCAACCAGGCAGGAGGAATGTTACGCCAGGCTCTGCCCCCCATCGTCGAAGACTGCCTATCTTCCGTCCCGTCTTACCTCCCTTTGAGTCGGCCATCGCCTTCTTGCGCTTTTCTAGGCCCAAACAACTGTGGGGCTCATAGCCCTATACCTGGGAACTTGAGTGGTGCTCTATGTGGTGACACTTCTGGGATGTTCTTGGGAAGTCTTCTTGAACTCCAAGCACCAGAGCTGGATTTTCGAGGAGATGGCGCCAGGATGTATTACCCGAACCCAAACCAGCAGATATTGATCAATCAGGGCGACATACAG GCATTTAATATTGAAAGTCAAAAGCTGCTTAATGGCCCGGCGAGCTCTTCTTCACCATTGGCGACAGAGGTTTCGAACTTTGAGGATTCAGCATACAAAGTGGGGAAGCTCTCCACtgaggaaaggaaagagaagatccATAGGTACATGAAGAAAAGGAATGAAAGGAACTTCAGCAAGAAAAtcaag TATGCTTGTCGCAAAACTCTAGCAGATAGTCGTCCTCGGGTgagaggaagattcgcgaagaaCGACGAGCTTGGAGAGGCCTCTAGACCTTCTTCTAGTAATcatgatgacgatgacgatgacgaa CAGGTTGcagtgaaggaggaggaggaagtgatGGATTCTTCGGATATCTTTGCTCATATCAGCGGCTTAAATTCCTTCAAATGCAACTACCCAATCCAATCATGGATCGGACCAACCTCAGGATATTGA
- the LOC115743389 gene encoding uncharacterized protein LOC115743389 isoform X2, translating to MIEDVIRDPEQVQLPIEELSSPLSAQLLEYCEAELLGSEIIRSSETTSSSNRCYEDNAFNNHVCLPPDAENISSFQDNNGSGNVNSTTLMTAPSTSNNVSTNIAQNSNSNFSALFDDSPVDEVDDISASIDFSTSPPFYVPPFSGAAQQEHQFDFSPPQPQIPLTDHVVNGIISPYAPPSTNQAGGMLRQALPPIVEDCLSSVPSYLPLSRPSPSCAFLGPNNCGAHSPIPGNLSGALCGDTSGMFLGSLLELQAPELDFRGDGARMYYPNPNQQILINQGDIQAFNIESQKLLNGPASSSSPLATEVSNFEDSAYKVGKLSTEERKEKIHRYMKKRNERNFSKKIKYACRKTLADSRPRVRGRFAKNDELGEASRPSSSNHDDDDDDEVAVKEEEEVMDSSDIFAHISGLNSFKCNYPIQSWIGPTSGY from the exons ATGATCGAGGACGTGATTCGCGACCCCGAACAAGTGCAACTTCCGATC GAGGAACTTTCAAGCCCTCTGAGTGCTCAGTTGCTTGAGTACTGTGAGGCAGAGCTATTGGGAAGCGAAATCATACGAAGTTCTGAGACAACCTCATCCTCAAACCGTTGCTATGAAGACAACGCCTTCAACAATCATGTCTGCTTGCCACCGGACGCCGAAAACATCAGTAGCTTTCAAGACAACAATGGTAGTGGTAATGTCAACAGCACCACGTTGATGACAGCTCCATCCACCAGCAATAACGTCTCCACCAATATAGCTCAGAACAGCAACTCCAATTTCTCGGCGCTCTTCGATGATTCCCCGGTCGACGAAGTCGACGACATATCCGCCTCGATCGACTTCTCCACCTCCCCTCCCTTTTACGTCCCTCCGTTCTCCGGCGCTGCTCAACAAGAGCATCAATTCGACTTCTCTCCACCGCAACCTCAAATCCCATTAACCGATCACGTCGTCAACGGGATTATTTCCCCGTACGCACCGCCGTCAACCAACCAGGCAGGAGGAATGTTACGCCAGGCTCTGCCCCCCATCGTCGAAGACTGCCTATCTTCCGTCCCGTCTTACCTCCCTTTGAGTCGGCCATCGCCTTCTTGCGCTTTTCTAGGCCCAAACAACTGTGGGGCTCATAGCCCTATACCTGGGAACTTGAGTGGTGCTCTATGTGGTGACACTTCTGGGATGTTCTTGGGAAGTCTTCTTGAACTCCAAGCACCAGAGCTGGATTTTCGAGGAGATGGCGCCAGGATGTATTACCCGAACCCAAACCAGCAGATATTGATCAATCAGGGCGACATACAG GCATTTAATATTGAAAGTCAAAAGCTGCTTAATGGCCCGGCGAGCTCTTCTTCACCATTGGCGACAGAGGTTTCGAACTTTGAGGATTCAGCATACAAAGTGGGGAAGCTCTCCACtgaggaaaggaaagagaagatccATAGGTACATGAAGAAAAGGAATGAAAGGAACTTCAGCAAGAAAAtcaag TATGCTTGTCGCAAAACTCTAGCAGATAGTCGTCCTCGGGTgagaggaagattcgcgaagaaCGACGAGCTTGGAGAGGCCTCTAGACCTTCTTCTAGTAATcatgatgacgatgacgatgacgaa GTTGcagtgaaggaggaggaggaagtgatGGATTCTTCGGATATCTTTGCTCATATCAGCGGCTTAAATTCCTTCAAATGCAACTACCCAATCCAATCATGGATCGGACCAACCTCAGGATATTGA